The stretch of DNA GTAGGCTCCTTCGGAGCACGACCGTTTAAGCGAAGATAATAAGCGAAGTTTCGAAGGTGCTAACCTGGCGGCAGCCATTTTTTGGATGAAGCCGAGAAAAAATACAAAACATTATATATCTCTATTTTCTCAACACTATGTTATGGAATTAAAACAAGTTATCTTAGTACGTGAGGATCTTAAATTACCTAAAGGCAAATTAGCTGCGCAAGTTGCTCATGCTGCAGTAGATGCGGCATTGAAATTGCAGAAAAAAGATGAATCCTTATTAAAGAGATGGTATAATTCAGGGATGAAAAAGATTGTTCTTAAAGTAACAGATGAAAAAGAGTTGTATAAATATATTCAAATAGCTAAAGATCAAGGTATCATTACTTCTATTATTACAGACGCAGGGCATACGGTTGTTAAACCAGGTACTGTTACTTGTGGAGCCATTGGGCCAGCTGAGGAAGAGCAAATAGATGCGATTACGAGTAAATTGAAGATGATGTAGTTTAGTCACCA from Candidatus Woesearchaeota archaeon encodes:
- a CDS encoding peptidyl-tRNA hydrolase is translated as MELKQVILVREDLKLPKGKLAAQVAHAAVDAALKLQKKDESLLKRWYNSGMKKIVLKVTDEKELYKYIQIAKDQGIITSIITDAGHTVVKPGTVTCGAIGPAEEEQIDAITSKLKMM